One segment of Thermococcus profundus DNA contains the following:
- a CDS encoding carbon-nitrogen hydrolase family protein, producing MRVALIPMRVEDGNFEANWREFKRRFSEALEQDPDFLVFPEYCLTGFREWDFSGAGLYDEIFRRVSNLARENGVYIVFGLLEPYKHCIYNSALLIGRNGEVLLKHHKFQEPHKFCTGNTVKTARTEFGKVAIIICGDFYNKRIAKWVRRKKPDLLFVPMEYSPDYGEPNEEDVRAMSERVRLLGVKAFIVNSHPPGGAWVFERDGRLIAESMGDEILLWEGQP from the coding sequence ATGAGAGTTGCTCTAATTCCAATGCGCGTTGAAGATGGAAACTTCGAGGCCAACTGGAGGGAGTTCAAAAGACGTTTTAGCGAGGCCTTAGAGCAGGATCCAGACTTTCTCGTTTTTCCCGAGTACTGCCTGACGGGCTTTAGAGAGTGGGACTTTTCAGGGGCGGGGCTTTACGATGAGATTTTCAGGAGGGTGAGCAACCTCGCAAGGGAGAACGGCGTCTACATCGTATTCGGCCTGCTTGAGCCATACAAGCACTGCATTTACAACTCGGCCTTGCTCATTGGGCGGAACGGCGAAGTCCTCCTCAAGCACCACAAGTTCCAAGAACCCCACAAGTTCTGCACCGGCAACACGGTGAAAACTGCCAGAACCGAGTTCGGGAAGGTTGCCATTATCATCTGCGGCGACTTCTACAACAAGCGCATAGCCAAATGGGTGAGGAGGAAAAAGCCAGACCTCCTCTTCGTGCCCATGGAATACTCGCCCGACTACGGGGAGCCCAACGAGGAAGACGTCAGAGCCATGTCGGAGCGCGTTAGGCTACTCGGCGTTAAGGCTTTCATCGTGAACAGCCATCCTCCCGGCGGCGCGTGGGTTTTTGAGAGGGATGGAAGGCTAATTGCCGAGAGCATGGGAGATGAAATCCTCCTATGGGAAGGGCAACCCTAA